From Nitratidesulfovibrio vulgaris str. Hildenborough, a single genomic window includes:
- a CDS encoding glycosyltransferase family A protein — MSVSLLAHWRTLAPSIRSRLLHGSVGSAHCLRLASRCLTAAGASGVGSGDAQTAFRLGRALLLAAWEEDPCNGQLASQVLALHGRVPWLGEATARLLAAVAGAWRAPADLGPLERLAAAGDWQGALGLAAGHVVRAADAGTCDLFWLRQALVCAELSGDAAWGADLAARALGDVPAPEMFRRGGLAPLAALAAYLEGCRLATSGNAADFARALGLFRGCSALVGDHVTSPEGAWLAPLERAGHCMTRLGARDGALSLWRVVLAARPWHVSLILRAHDVAQGYDQPAPTPPGTTAALLYSWNKGEELDEALQALAASLDDITVVACLDNGSTDATGDVMRVWGDRMGRDRFVPVRLAVNVGAPAARNWLMQLPQVATCEYAAYLDDDAAVPADWLRHFARAVAVRPDAAAWGCRVVDWHSPALVQSAALHMVPAFEVRNVAGGAEAGTGEDGLPEAEAVYAPTLAHGLPFTVSDLHCQTTDLGRFDHIRPCVSVTGCCHLFRTRDLLARGGFALSLSPSQYDDLEHDLRAARDGRLACYDGFFAVRHKKRTGKAARMSGAQYGNGLGNRYKLHGMYDALAVARIHRMELEALEQDLLERMARLDVLHRRG, encoded by the coding sequence CACAGACCGCCTTTCGCCTTGGCCGTGCCCTGCTGCTTGCCGCATGGGAAGAAGACCCCTGCAACGGTCAGTTGGCCTCGCAGGTGCTCGCCCTGCACGGGCGTGTCCCGTGGCTGGGTGAGGCCACTGCACGGTTGCTTGCCGCCGTGGCGGGGGCGTGGCGTGCGCCCGCCGACCTCGGGCCGCTGGAACGACTAGCCGCCGCAGGAGACTGGCAGGGGGCTTTGGGCCTTGCCGCGGGGCATGTCGTACGCGCGGCCGATGCCGGAACCTGCGATCTTTTCTGGTTGCGGCAGGCGTTGGTGTGTGCCGAACTTTCGGGCGATGCGGCTTGGGGTGCAGACCTCGCCGCGCGGGCACTGGGCGATGTCCCGGCACCGGAAATGTTTCGCCGCGGCGGTCTTGCACCGCTTGCAGCGCTGGCCGCCTACCTCGAAGGGTGCCGACTCGCCACGTCAGGCAACGCTGCCGACTTCGCCCGCGCGCTGGGCCTGTTCCGGGGGTGTTCCGCGCTGGTGGGTGACCATGTGACGTCCCCGGAGGGCGCATGGCTGGCACCCTTGGAAAGGGCCGGCCACTGCATGACGCGTCTGGGGGCGCGTGATGGCGCGCTTTCCCTGTGGCGCGTGGTGCTTGCGGCGCGCCCGTGGCATGTGAGTCTCATCCTGCGGGCGCACGATGTGGCGCAGGGGTACGACCAGCCCGCGCCCACCCCGCCGGGAACCACGGCGGCCCTGCTCTATTCGTGGAACAAGGGCGAAGAACTCGATGAAGCACTACAGGCGCTGGCAGCATCGCTGGATGACATCACCGTGGTCGCCTGCCTCGACAACGGTTCCACTGACGCCACGGGCGATGTCATGCGTGTGTGGGGCGACCGCATGGGGCGCGACAGGTTCGTGCCTGTGCGTCTTGCCGTCAACGTGGGGGCCCCGGCTGCCCGCAACTGGCTGATGCAACTGCCGCAGGTGGCGACGTGCGAGTACGCCGCCTATCTCGACGATGACGCCGCCGTGCCCGCCGACTGGCTACGTCACTTCGCCCGTGCCGTGGCCGTGCGGCCCGATGCCGCAGCGTGGGGCTGCCGTGTGGTGGACTGGCATTCGCCTGCACTGGTGCAGTCTGCGGCGTTGCACATGGTGCCCGCTTTCGAGGTGCGCAATGTGGCGGGGGGTGCCGAGGCCGGAACAGGTGAAGACGGCCTGCCCGAAGCAGAAGCCGTCTATGCGCCCACACTGGCGCACGGGCTGCCTTTCACCGTCAGCGACCTGCATTGCCAGACCACCGACCTTGGCAGGTTCGACCACATCCGCCCGTGCGTCTCGGTGACGGGGTGCTGCCATCTCTTCCGTACGCGCGACCTTCTCGCACGCGGCGGGTTCGCGCTCTCTCTTTCGCCGTCGCAGTACGACGACCTCGAACACGATTTGCGCGCCGCCCGTGACGGACGTCTGGCCTGCTATGACGGTTTTTTCGCCGTGCGTCACAAGAAGCGCACCGGCAAGGCCGCCCGCATGTCCGGGGCGCAGTACGGCAACGGGCTGGGCAATCGTTACAAGTTGCACGGCATGTATGATGCGCTCGCCGTGGCCCGCATCCACCGCATGGAACTCGAAGCTCTGGAACAGGATTTGCTTGAACGCATGGCGCGACTCGATGTCCTGCACAGACGGGGCTGA
- a CDS encoding YegP family protein, translating to MSVDSWEFYTDSEGKWRWRRIASNGRITGASSQGYANKSECIANARRHGYQG from the coding sequence ATGTCTGTCGACTCATGGGAATTCTACACTGATTCCGAAGGCAAATGGCGGTGGCGCAGGATAGCGTCCAACGGGCGCATCACGGGTGCCTCTTCACAGGGCTATGCAAACAAGTCCGAATGCATCGCTAATGCGCGTCGGCACGGCTACCAAGGGTAG
- a CDS encoding M24 family metallopeptidase, producing the protein MDNIRFEARREKLRAAMRERGLAALFVSHDANRYYLSGFELHDPQTNESAGYVLVTADGRDWICTDSRYLDAARRIWDNERIFIYGADAPAQMNTLIRDHVRGTVGFEARSVSLEFFEKLSPGLAMERVDGLVEAQRIIKEPEEIEVMERSCALNHRLMEWVPSILRPGRTEAEVAWDIESFFRSNGASELSFASIVAVGPNGALPHHRGGRDVITDNCSVLVDVGARLDEYCSDQTRTFWVGDKPADHFVRALEQTQTAQAKAIAAMHPGMRACDAYKVARDHFESVGVAAHFTHALGHGIGLETHEPPSLNPRNEMVLKPGMVVTVEPGLYYPEWGGIRWEYMVLVTEDGVRAL; encoded by the coding sequence ATGGACAACATCCGCTTCGAGGCCCGGCGCGAAAAGCTGCGGGCCGCCATGCGCGAACGCGGGCTGGCGGCCCTGTTCGTCAGCCACGACGCCAACCGCTATTACCTTTCCGGTTTCGAACTGCACGACCCGCAGACCAACGAGAGCGCGGGCTATGTGCTCGTCACCGCCGACGGGCGCGACTGGATATGCACCGACTCGCGGTATCTCGATGCCGCACGGCGCATCTGGGACAACGAGCGCATCTTCATCTACGGTGCCGATGCCCCCGCGCAGATGAACACCCTCATCCGCGACCATGTACGCGGGACGGTGGGCTTCGAAGCCCGTTCGGTGAGCCTCGAATTCTTCGAGAAACTCTCTCCCGGCCTTGCCATGGAGCGCGTCGACGGCCTCGTGGAAGCGCAGCGCATCATCAAGGAACCTGAAGAGATCGAGGTAATGGAGCGTTCATGCGCCCTCAACCATCGACTCATGGAGTGGGTGCCCTCCATCCTGCGGCCCGGTCGCACCGAGGCTGAAGTGGCGTGGGACATCGAATCGTTCTTCCGTTCCAACGGCGCGTCCGAACTTTCGTTCGCCAGCATCGTGGCGGTGGGCCCCAACGGTGCGCTGCCGCACCATCGCGGCGGGCGCGACGTCATCACCGACAACTGCTCGGTGCTGGTGGACGTGGGCGCGCGTCTCGACGAATATTGTTCCGACCAGACCCGTACCTTCTGGGTGGGCGACAAGCCCGCCGACCATTTCGTGCGCGCACTGGAACAGACGCAGACGGCGCAGGCCAAGGCCATCGCCGCCATGCACCCCGGCATGCGTGCCTGCGACGCCTACAAGGTGGCGCGTGACCACTTCGAGAGCGTCGGCGTGGCGGCACACTTCACCCACGCACTGGGGCACGGCATCGGGCTCGAGACGCACGAACCGCCAAGCCTCAACCCCCGCAACGAGATGGTGCTCAAACCCGGCATGGTGGTGACTGTTGAACCAGGGCTGTACTATCCCGAGTGGGGCGGCATCCGCTGGGAATACATGGTGCTGGTGACCGAAGACGGCGTCCGCGCCCTGTAG
- a CDS encoding anaerobic ribonucleoside-triphosphate reductase activating protein, with amino-acid sequence MSSAWHHIHGFERLSLCDWPGRSSCVIFLGGCNMRCPTCHNWQLAWEAEKLPVLARKDIEAYLNARRTWLDGIVITGGEATRVSGLAALAADLKAYGLPLKIDSNGLCPDVLESLLREGLADAFSIDVKGPWRLYPRLSGGTTSPEEAQTSLERVFTLAREFPEAFMFRMTRVPILADADVAEARTYLPKGFTLKIQDFVPPRRAQHAEADSQTRRASGNVVDRPHSGSHSQGAEGQRHQGPTAL; translated from the coding sequence ATGTCTTCCGCGTGGCATCACATTCACGGTTTCGAACGTCTCAGCCTGTGCGACTGGCCGGGCAGAAGTTCCTGCGTCATCTTTCTTGGCGGCTGCAACATGCGCTGCCCCACCTGCCACAACTGGCAACTGGCATGGGAAGCGGAGAAGCTGCCCGTGCTTGCCCGCAAGGACATTGAAGCCTACCTCAATGCGCGCCGTACCTGGCTTGACGGTATCGTCATCACCGGGGGGGAGGCGACGCGCGTATCCGGCCTCGCAGCTTTGGCGGCCGACCTCAAGGCCTATGGCCTGCCGCTGAAGATAGACTCCAACGGGCTATGCCCTGATGTGCTCGAAAGCCTTCTGCGCGAAGGTCTCGCCGACGCCTTCTCCATCGACGTGAAGGGCCCGTGGCGGCTGTATCCGCGTCTGTCTGGCGGGACCACCAGCCCCGAAGAGGCACAGACATCGCTCGAGCGCGTCTTCACTCTGGCGCGTGAATTCCCCGAGGCCTTCATGTTCCGCATGACACGTGTCCCCATCCTCGCCGATGCGGACGTGGCCGAGGCGAGAACCTACCTGCCGAAGGGCTTCACGCTCAAGATTCAGGACTTCGTACCCCCCCGGAGGGCTCAACATGCCGAAGCAGATTCGCAAACGCGACGGGCGTCTGGAAACGTGGTCGACCGACCGCATAGCGGAAGCCATTCTCAAGGCGCTGAAGGCCAACGGCATCAAGGACCCACTGCTCTCTAA
- a CDS encoding DUF4911 domain-containing protein: protein MAQRMSQSVRKSRPRRPRRPGPPLPPPRLSACLYVRIAPCDVAMFRFLLEAHDNLALFTVLDRHEALLKVVHSPHQERAVRRALTDMCETVPFTVIDFPRPVAAPAS, encoded by the coding sequence ATGGCACAGCGCATGAGCCAATCCGTCCGCAAGTCCCGCCCTCGTCGGCCTCGCCGTCCCGGCCCGCCGCTGCCGCCGCCGCGACTCTCGGCCTGCCTGTATGTACGCATCGCTCCTTGTGATGTGGCCATGTTCCGTTTTCTGCTTGAGGCCCATGACAATCTTGCGCTGTTCACCGTGCTGGACAGGCACGAGGCACTGCTCAAGGTCGTACACTCGCCCCATCAGGAACGTGCCGTACGTCGGGCACTGACTGACATGTGCGAGACGGTGCCCTTCACCGTCATCGACTTCCCCCGCCCCGTGGCGGCCCCCGCTTCGTAG
- a CDS encoding ferredoxin, giving the protein MGKRLYIDQQECMACESCVELCPEAFRMSSEGEYAEVIAPYSKAECVEDAISTCPVECISWQEE; this is encoded by the coding sequence ATGGGAAAGCGTCTGTACATAGACCAACAGGAGTGCATGGCCTGCGAATCATGCGTCGAACTTTGCCCCGAGGCGTTCAGGATGTCCAGCGAAGGCGAATACGCCGAGGTCATCGCCCCCTACTCCAAAGCCGAGTGTGTCGAGGATGCCATCAGCACCTGCCCTGTGGAATGTATTTCATGGCAGGAAGAATAG
- a CDS encoding DVU0298 family protein translates to MARFRSLKSDLRTRLESSDWRRELDAIAALSGKETVGPLMSFLLLGGAMKWRAAVALGLCVAGLAEAHREDARVVVRRLMWHMNEESGNIGWGIPEAMAEILASHRGLAEEYHRILISYVRDTDKDNNFCDHAPLRRSCYWAVGRLAQAWPDLARGAGEPLLAGLHDEDAPCRGAAAWALGQLMQAVQAVGATSGQPAGKAHAEAAATLDGDFVRRLSDGLRELFDNDAEVEIFENGEAGTPTVGAIARRVAHLLPSGISI, encoded by the coding sequence ATGGCACGTTTCCGCTCACTCAAGTCCGACCTGCGCACCCGTCTGGAATCTTCGGACTGGAGGCGTGAACTTGACGCCATCGCCGCGCTGTCAGGTAAGGAGACCGTGGGCCCGCTGATGTCGTTCCTGCTTCTGGGGGGTGCCATGAAATGGCGTGCCGCTGTCGCCCTCGGGCTGTGCGTGGCAGGGCTTGCCGAAGCCCATCGCGAGGATGCACGCGTGGTCGTGCGTCGTCTCATGTGGCACATGAACGAGGAGTCGGGGAACATCGGCTGGGGCATCCCCGAAGCCATGGCGGAGATTCTCGCCAGTCATCGCGGGCTGGCGGAGGAGTACCACCGCATTCTCATCTCCTATGTGCGCGACACCGATAAGGACAACAACTTCTGCGATCATGCCCCGTTGCGCAGGTCGTGCTACTGGGCCGTGGGGCGGCTGGCGCAGGCGTGGCCCGACCTCGCCCGTGGCGCAGGGGAACCCTTGCTGGCGGGACTGCATGATGAGGATGCGCCGTGCCGTGGTGCTGCGGCATGGGCCTTGGGTCAATTGATGCAAGCGGTGCAGGCCGTCGGGGCGACCTCCGGGCAGCCAGCAGGGAAGGCACATGCGGAGGCTGCCGCCACGCTTGATGGCGATTTTGTGCGACGCCTCTCGGATGGTTTGCGTGAGCTTTTCGATAACGATGCGGAAGTGGAGATTTTCGAGAATGGGGAAGCGGGCACCCCAACGGTGGGGGCGATTGCACGGCGTGTAGCACACCTGTTGCCGTCGGGTATATCAATTTAA
- a CDS encoding chemotaxis protein CheX — protein MSVNGIEVAKPFIAATVNVLSTMAGIQPQPGKPYVKKNNVAKGDVSAVIGITGHKNGSISVTFTKSCAIALVKGMLGDDIQDILQDTKDAVGEVTNMISGQARAGLAEMGMVFQGSTPSVIMGDGHTISHVTKSPIMAIPFLTNHGEFTVEFCFE, from the coding sequence ATGAGCGTCAACGGCATAGAAGTCGCCAAGCCCTTCATTGCGGCGACCGTCAACGTCCTGTCCACCATGGCAGGCATACAGCCGCAACCCGGCAAGCCCTACGTCAAGAAGAACAACGTGGCGAAGGGCGACGTCTCGGCCGTCATCGGCATCACCGGGCACAAGAACGGCAGCATCTCCGTCACCTTCACCAAGTCATGCGCCATCGCGCTTGTGAAGGGGATGCTGGGAGACGATATTCAGGATATCCTCCAGGACACCAAGGACGCCGTCGGCGAAGTTACCAACATGATTTCCGGGCAGGCACGCGCCGGTCTCGCCGAAATGGGCATGGTCTTTCAGGGGTCCACACCTTCGGTCATCATGGGCGACGGGCACACCATCAGCCACGTGACCAAGAGTCCCATCATGGCCATCCCCTTCCTGACCAACCATGGTGAGTTCACGGTGGAATTCTGCTTCGAGTAG
- a CDS encoding ribonucleoside triphosphate reductase: MPKQIRKRDGRLETWSTDRIAEAILKALKANGIKDPLLSKRLARKVEAKLHDVEIPEQEQVQDNVEQVLMESRLYAVARRYIVYREKRRELREHKAAFLDITETIETYLSKADWRVNENANMTHSFQGLMLHLSGTLQAKYALDKYPEEVRQAHEHGYFHIHDLSFGLAGYCAGWSLRDLLLEGFNLENRSSAGPAKHLDTALGQMINFLGTLQNEWAGAQAFNNVDTYLAPFVRNDGLTYKQVRQAMQKFVFNLNTTSRWGGQSPFTNLSFDLVPPKHIANEPVIIGGAYQDATYGDYAPEMEMLNRAFIEVMLDGDHNGRIFSFPIPTYNVTTDFPWESEIGDLLLKLTARYGVPYFQNFINSDLNPEDVRSMCCRLQMDLRELRNKVGGLFGAGDLTGSIGVVTLNLPKLAYLAQGEEDFLDLVAEYAEIAKDSLEFKRKLITENLDRGMFPWSRRYLKNGFRGHFSTIGLVGGHEACMNLLGKGIDSEAGVRLMQRTLNHLREVTTRFQEETGNLYNLEATPAEGTSYRLAKIDKTLYSEIRASGNGTPYYTNSTALPVGLTEDVFNALEHQNRLQPLYTGGTVFHTYLGEAVADPAAIRNFIVKAFTRTKIPYLSITPTFSICKDHGYLQGEHHQCPSCGQDAEVYTRIVGYYRPVSQWNKGKQVEYDDRVCYNGI; encoded by the coding sequence ATGCCGAAGCAGATTCGCAAACGCGACGGGCGTCTGGAAACGTGGTCGACCGACCGCATAGCGGAAGCCATTCTCAAGGCGCTGAAGGCCAACGGCATCAAGGACCCACTGCTCTCTAAGCGCCTTGCGCGCAAGGTCGAGGCCAAACTCCACGACGTGGAGATACCCGAACAGGAACAGGTGCAGGACAACGTCGAACAGGTGCTGATGGAATCGCGCCTGTACGCCGTGGCCCGTCGCTATATCGTCTATCGCGAGAAACGCCGCGAACTGCGCGAGCACAAGGCCGCCTTCCTCGACATCACCGAGACCATCGAGACCTACCTTTCGAAGGCCGACTGGCGTGTGAACGAGAACGCCAACATGACGCACTCGTTCCAGGGCCTGATGCTGCACCTTTCCGGGACGCTGCAAGCCAAGTACGCCCTCGACAAGTACCCCGAAGAGGTCAGGCAGGCGCACGAACACGGCTACTTCCACATCCACGACCTGTCGTTCGGCCTTGCGGGATACTGCGCCGGGTGGAGCCTGCGCGACCTGTTGCTGGAGGGGTTCAACCTCGAGAACCGCTCGAGCGCGGGCCCTGCGAAGCACCTCGACACCGCGCTGGGCCAGATGATCAACTTCCTCGGCACGCTTCAGAACGAGTGGGCCGGGGCACAGGCGTTCAACAACGTCGACACCTATCTCGCCCCCTTCGTCCGCAACGACGGGCTCACCTACAAGCAGGTGCGTCAGGCGATGCAGAAGTTCGTGTTCAACCTGAACACGACCTCGCGATGGGGCGGGCAGAGTCCGTTCACCAATCTTTCCTTCGACCTCGTTCCGCCCAAGCACATCGCCAACGAGCCTGTCATCATCGGTGGCGCCTATCAGGACGCCACCTACGGCGACTATGCGCCCGAGATGGAGATGCTCAACCGCGCCTTCATCGAGGTCATGCTCGATGGCGACCATAACGGACGCATCTTCTCGTTCCCCATCCCGACGTACAACGTCACCACCGACTTCCCGTGGGAGTCGGAGATTGGCGACCTGCTGCTCAAGCTCACCGCGCGCTACGGCGTTCCGTACTTCCAGAACTTCATCAATTCCGACCTCAACCCCGAAGACGTGCGTTCCATGTGCTGCCGCCTGCAGATGGACCTGCGCGAATTGCGCAACAAGGTCGGCGGACTCTTCGGGGCGGGCGACCTCACCGGTTCCATCGGCGTGGTGACGCTCAATCTGCCCAAACTCGCCTACCTCGCACAGGGCGAGGAGGACTTCCTCGACCTCGTCGCCGAATACGCCGAAATCGCCAAGGATTCCCTCGAATTCAAGCGCAAGCTCATCACCGAGAACCTCGACCGGGGCATGTTCCCGTGGTCGCGCCGCTACCTCAAGAACGGCTTCAGAGGGCACTTCTCCACCATCGGTCTCGTGGGTGGACACGAGGCGTGCATGAACCTTCTTGGCAAGGGCATCGACAGCGAGGCGGGCGTGCGACTCATGCAGCGCACCTTGAACCACCTGCGCGAGGTCACCACGCGCTTCCAGGAAGAGACGGGCAACCTCTACAACCTCGAAGCCACACCTGCCGAAGGCACCAGCTACCGTCTCGCCAAGATAGACAAGACCCTCTACAGCGAGATTCGCGCCTCGGGCAACGGCACGCCCTACTACACCAACTCCACGGCGCTGCCCGTGGGCCTCACCGAAGACGTGTTCAACGCGCTGGAACATCAGAACAGGCTGCAACCGCTCTATACCGGTGGCACGGTGTTCCACACCTATCTCGGTGAAGCCGTGGCAGACCCTGCCGCCATTCGCAACTTCATCGTCAAGGCGTTCACGCGCACCAAGATACCGTATCTCTCCATCACCCCCACCTTCTCCATCTGCAAGGACCACGGCTACCTGCAGGGCGAACACCACCAGTGCCCCTCCTGCGGGCAGGATGCCGAGGTGTATACCCGCATCGTGGGGTACTACCGCCCCGTTTCGCAATGGAACAAGGGCAAGCAGGTCGAGTACGACGACCGGGTGTGCTACAACGGCATCTAG
- a CDS encoding DUF2325 domain-containing protein, translating to MCATLIGGMDRLKRDYINTARNSGVDLKVFTGKENRIADKVGNSKLVIVFTNKVSHAARREVMSYAKANDIPVQMLHSCGVSTLRQALDGFNA from the coding sequence ATGTGCGCGACCCTCATAGGTGGCATGGACCGTCTGAAGCGTGACTACATCAACACTGCACGGAACAGTGGTGTGGACCTCAAGGTGTTCACCGGAAAGGAGAACCGCATCGCAGACAAGGTCGGCAACTCGAAACTCGTCATCGTGTTCACGAACAAGGTCTCGCACGCGGCGCGCCGCGAGGTGATGTCGTACGCCAAGGCCAACGACATCCCTGTGCAGATGCTCCACTCGTGCGGCGTGTCCACCCTGCGTCAGGCGCTCGACGGCTTCAACGCCTAA
- a CDS encoding protoporphyrinogen/coproporphyrinogen oxidase, with the protein MHVKYLIVGAGPTGLGAARRLAELGENDFLVLERNAYAGGLAASFRDSAGFTWDIGGHVVFSHYEYFDRLIEEALDGAFLEHMRIARVRIADRWVPYPFQNNIRHLPQDMQWECVEGLMPGKRPEAQPVNFREWIDCVFGAGIARHFMVPYNFKVWATPAELMGYRWIGERVSVIDLEMVVRNIILSLDQVSWGPNNVFRFPLHGGTGEIFRRMADRLGDRVRRSTAVVGVDAESRTVRCANGEVFTYDHMLSTGPLDLLVLEQVNAASETLRDAARQLARNSVYVAGVGVDGMQEDDTCWMYFPEDTSPFYRLTNFHNYSPNNAALPGRSRALMAETSWSAHKPEKLDTLMDKTIEGLVNTTMLRNEERDRILSTWSIAVDYGYPVPTLGRDAALATLQPWLEARSIYSRGRFGGWKYEVANMDHSVMQGVEWAERMLLGKEETTYRV; encoded by the coding sequence ATGCATGTCAAATATCTGATCGTCGGCGCAGGCCCCACGGGGCTTGGCGCGGCACGTCGCCTTGCGGAGCTTGGCGAGAACGACTTTCTCGTGCTCGAACGCAATGCCTACGCGGGGGGGCTCGCGGCCAGTTTTCGCGACAGCGCGGGCTTCACGTGGGACATCGGCGGACACGTCGTCTTCTCGCATTACGAGTATTTCGACCGCCTCATCGAAGAGGCGCTGGACGGCGCGTTCCTCGAACACATGCGCATCGCGCGGGTGCGCATCGCCGACAGGTGGGTGCCCTATCCCTTCCAGAACAACATCCGCCATCTGCCGCAGGACATGCAGTGGGAGTGCGTGGAGGGGCTCATGCCCGGCAAGAGGCCGGAGGCGCAGCCCGTCAACTTCCGCGAATGGATAGACTGCGTGTTCGGGGCGGGCATCGCCCGGCATTTCATGGTGCCCTACAATTTCAAGGTGTGGGCCACCCCCGCTGAACTCATGGGCTACCGCTGGATAGGCGAAAGGGTGAGCGTCATCGACCTCGAGATGGTGGTGCGCAACATCATCCTTTCGCTCGATCAGGTGAGCTGGGGGCCGAACAACGTGTTCCGCTTCCCCCTGCATGGCGGCACGGGTGAGATTTTCCGCCGCATGGCCGACAGGCTTGGCGACCGGGTGCGGCGCAGTACTGCCGTGGTGGGCGTGGATGCAGAATCCCGTACTGTGCGGTGCGCCAACGGCGAGGTCTTCACCTACGACCATATGCTCTCCACCGGGCCGCTCGACCTTCTGGTGCTGGAACAGGTCAACGCCGCCTCGGAGACGCTGCGCGACGCCGCGCGGCAACTCGCGCGCAATTCGGTGTACGTGGCGGGTGTGGGTGTGGACGGCATGCAGGAGGACGACACCTGCTGGATGTATTTCCCCGAGGATACGTCGCCGTTCTACCGCCTGACGAACTTCCATAACTATTCTCCCAACAATGCCGCGTTGCCGGGGCGTTCGCGTGCGCTCATGGCGGAGACGTCATGGTCGGCGCACAAGCCCGAGAAGCTCGACACCCTCATGGACAAGACCATAGAAGGGCTTGTAAACACGACCATGCTTCGCAACGAAGAGCGCGACCGCATCCTCTCCACGTGGTCCATCGCCGTGGACTACGGCTACCCCGTGCCCACCCTCGGGCGCGATGCCGCGCTGGCTACGCTCCAGCCATGGCTGGAGGCGCGTTCCATCTACTCGCGCGGCAGGTTCGGCGGGTGGAAGTACGAGGTCGCCAACATGGACCATTCGGTCATGCAGGGTGTGGAGTGGGCCGAGCGGATGCTGCTCGGCAAGGAAGAGACGACGTATAGGGTGTGA
- a CDS encoding tetratricopeptide repeat protein encodes MTVDAKKVREHFARARAYYQRRDAVRALAAACLGVQGMASAPLSGVGLVEAQGALREVLQLFSRDAAMRAAAADLAPQGFAYQRGGEKALLAVLRIVHDELDAAGSRESYEDALARKQRIDAALLQGMRLLQQNKVSEADASFAVAVQNYRDEHRLFLCVGRLLVDAGEVRRAIPYLKRGMEVDPADETMAGLLAEAMRRRDGAA; translated from the coding sequence ATGACTGTTGACGCGAAAAAGGTGCGCGAACATTTCGCACGGGCAAGGGCCTACTATCAGCGACGCGATGCCGTGAGGGCCTTGGCTGCGGCCTGTCTCGGGGTGCAGGGCATGGCTTCGGCCCCGCTGTCCGGGGTCGGTCTCGTCGAGGCGCAGGGTGCGTTGCGCGAGGTGTTGCAGCTCTTTTCGAGGGATGCGGCCATGCGGGCTGCCGCCGCAGACCTTGCCCCGCAGGGGTTCGCCTACCAGCGTGGCGGAGAGAAGGCGCTGTTGGCAGTGCTTCGCATCGTCCACGATGAACTTGATGCCGCGGGGTCTCGCGAAAGCTACGAAGATGCGCTGGCACGCAAGCAGCGCATCGACGCTGCGTTGTTGCAAGGGATGCGCCTGCTTCAGCAGAACAAGGTGTCGGAGGCGGATGCCAGCTTTGCCGTGGCGGTGCAGAACTACCGCGACGAGCACAGGCTCTTTCTGTGCGTGGGGCGGCTTCTCGTGGATGCGGGGGAAGTGCGGCGCGCCATCCCCTACCTCAAGCGGGGCATGGAGGTCGACCCTGCCGACGAGACCATGGCGGGGCTTCTGGCCGAGGCCATGCGCAGACGCGACGGGGCCGCCTGA